ATCGAAATACAAATTGCAGCCGTCGAATTTACCTCCTGATGTGGTGAAGCTGATGTCTTCGGCAGACAATGGTTGCCATCTTCCATTGCTCATTTTTCCATCTACGTTGATGTAATTGTACACACCGCCTTTCTTCAGGCTGTCTGTATACAAATGGAAAGCGATACTGTCCACTTTTACTTTTTCCTTTTCCTTTTGGGCGAAAAGGGGAGAAGTAGAAAACGAAACAAGCGCTATGGCAACTAAGATTCTTATCATATCAGGCGTCAAGTTAATGAAAATGCGGCTTATGGTGCTCAGACGGTTTCCGCAAGAAGCGGGTTGCTTCAACAACGCTATTGTGGGAGTTTTGTGATAGTATCGTTCACAACAAAAAACTGTAGCGTATGTTATTTGAAAAGAGAGAACTTTACCGTTCCTTGACAGCAGAACAACATCAATACAATACTATCGCCAGGGCCATCGAGTACCTGTATGCCAACTTCAAAGACCAGCCTGACCTGGAAGAAGTGGCCGCGCAGGTGCATGTGAGCCCCTTTCATTTCCAGCGCATGTTCACGGATTGGGCGGGCATCAGTCCCAAACGTTTCATGCAATACCTGACGGCCGATTTTCTCAAAGAGAAACTGAGGGATTTTTCCAGTATAGCCGATGCTGCCGATGCCGCAGGGCTCAGCAGCCAGAGCCGTGTGTACGATCTGTTTGTAACGCTGGAAGCCGTTACACCACAGGAGTTCAGGGAAAAAGGAGAGGGCATCGTCATCGATTATGGTTTCCATTCAACACCATTTGGCGAAGTGATCATCGGCGCCACGCCGCGCGGCATCTGCTACCTGCATTTTCTGGCGGATGCAGATCATGAAAAAGCCATTCAGCAATTGCAGTTGAGTTGGGAGAAAGCCGTGCTGCAACACAATCCGCAAAAGACAGCCCTTTTGACTGAAATGGTTTTCGATCCTTCCAAAAGAAAGGAAAAACTGAACGTGCTGGTGAAAGGAACCAATTTCCAGGTAAAGGTTTGGAATGCACTCTTAAAAATTCCTTCCGGATCGCTGACCACTTACCAGGATGTGGCCAGGGAGATCGGGAACCCGCGTGCACTGCAGGCCGTAGGATCCGCTGTAGGAGCCAATCCAGTTGCTTTTCTCATCCCCTGTCACCGGGTGATCCGTAAGAACCTGGTGCTGGCCGACTATATGTGGGGACCGGAACGCAAGAAAGCCATCCTCGGATGGGAGCTTAGTCGCGATATTATTGTACCGGAAACCGGTATTTTATAGCGTTTCCGGCTCTTTTTATCCCCACGAACTGCACAAGTGAAGTAATGGTGCATAAGAATCTATTGAATTTGGAGGACGGTAACAAAGCAAAACCTATTTTGTACCTCAAAGCTGTTATATTTGCTGTCCTTTAAAAAAATAGACAAAAGTGCGATTAAAGAGTTTAGAAATTAAGGGCTTTAAAAGTTTCGCGGATAAGACCGTGCTGAACTTCGACACTGGTATCACCGGCGTTATCGGCCCCAATGGATGTGGCAAGAGTAATATCATTGACTCCATCCGTTGGGTGATCGGTGAACAGAAGATCAGTCATCTCCGCTCTGAAAACCTCGAAAGCCTGGTTTTCAATGGCTCCAAAACCCGCTCCGCCAGTGGCCTCGCGGAAGTTAGCCTTACCTTCGAGAACACCAAGAATCTCCTGCCCACAGAATTCAATACGGTTACCGTAACGCGTAAATTCTACAAAAGCGGGGAGTCCGAGTATCGTCTCAATGATGTGCAATGCCGCCTCAAGGATATCCAGAACCTCTTCATGGATACCGGGGTGAGCACAGACTCCTATGCCATCATCGAACTGGGTATGGTGGACGAGATCATCAAAGACAAAGAGAACAGCCGCCGCCGCATGCTGGAACAGGCCGCTGGTATCACTATCTATAAAACACGTAAGAAAGAAGCCAAACAAAAGCTGGACGCCACCGAACAGGATCTTGCCCGTATCGAAGACCTGCTG
This portion of the Pseudobacter ginsenosidimutans genome encodes:
- a CDS encoding methylated-DNA--[protein]-cysteine S-methyltransferase, which gives rise to MLFEKRELYRSLTAEQHQYNTIARAIEYLYANFKDQPDLEEVAAQVHVSPFHFQRMFTDWAGISPKRFMQYLTADFLKEKLRDFSSIADAADAAGLSSQSRVYDLFVTLEAVTPQEFREKGEGIVIDYGFHSTPFGEVIIGATPRGICYLHFLADADHEKAIQQLQLSWEKAVLQHNPQKTALLTEMVFDPSKRKEKLNVLVKGTNFQVKVWNALLKIPSGSLTTYQDVAREIGNPRALQAVGSAVGANPVAFLIPCHRVIRKNLVLADYMWGPERKKAILGWELSRDIIVPETGIL